The following proteins are co-located in the Longimicrobium sp. genome:
- a CDS encoding endonuclease domain-containing protein, whose amino-acid sequence MTEVQINPNRIRKNTRELQQAARGMRSEPTEAEDVLWEALRGRRLDGLRFRRQHPVGRFVLDFYCPIHKLAVEVDGEVHDSQQERDAERTAVIEAHGYRVIRFRNEEVMQNLPDVLARIRTTISPESPPLLLSGEGAGG is encoded by the coding sequence TTGACGGAGGTTCAGATCAATCCGAATCGTATCCGCAAGAACACGCGAGAGTTGCAGCAGGCGGCGCGGGGCATGCGCAGCGAGCCCACGGAGGCCGAGGACGTGCTCTGGGAGGCGCTGCGCGGACGGCGGCTGGATGGGCTGCGCTTCCGGCGGCAGCACCCCGTCGGCCGCTTCGTGCTCGACTTCTACTGCCCGATCCACAAGCTCGCCGTGGAGGTGGACGGCGAGGTGCACGATTCGCAGCAGGAGCGCGACGCCGAGCGCACCGCCGTGATCGAGGCGCACGGCTACCGCGTGATCCGTTTCCGCAACGAGGAAGTGATGCAGAACCTGCCCGATGTCCTGGCTCGCATAAGGACGACAATTTCCCCGGAGTCACCCCCTCTCCTGCTGTCGGGAGAGGGGGCCGGGGGGTGA
- a CDS encoding NADP-dependent malic enzyme → MSDRRQDALDYHSQGRRGKIAVVPTKPASTQRDLSLAYSPGVAEPCREIARDPEEVFKYTARGNLVAVVSNGTAVLGLGNIGPLASKPVMEGKGVLFKRFADIDVFDLEVGSQDPEDVIRFCQLLEPTVGGINLEDIAAPECFYIEETLKARMGIPVFHDDQHGTAVISGAALLNAVELVGKKLDEVRVVFSGAGAAAISTAEHYVSLGVRRANIWMCDRQGLVTTDRDPEHTDPYKSRFAQTSSLRTLAEVIAGADVFVGLSVAGAVTKEMVASMAEHPIVFALANPDPEIMPEEVMEVRPDAIIATGRSDYPNQVNNVLGFPFIFRGALDVRAKAINDPMKMAATRALAELARLDVPESVERAYGDERLRYGRDYLIPKPFDPRIMLWVAPAVAQAAMETGVARREIELVAYREELEARLGRGREVMRDIMRQARGDPRAIVYPEGEHERIIRAAALVVGEGIARPILVGRPDRIAETAKALGVSLEGIRVVDRLADEERLERYAQTLWSRRQRKGMTLADARGEVRRAITFGMMMVREGEADGLVAGEDLHYPETIRPALQAIGTAPGVRHVAGLYMMVLEQEMLFFADTTVNIEPDAEALAEIATLAAGFVRRLGLEPRVAMLSFSNFGSARHPLSDKVRKATELVRSTDPTLEVDGEMQADIAVMDDLRKELYPFSTLRKRPNVLIFPDLNSANIAYKLMMRLGKAEAFGPILLGMGHPVHVLQRASEAAEIANLTAVAVVDAQEHGGARYRAR, encoded by the coding sequence ATGTCAGACCGACGGCAGGACGCGCTCGACTACCACAGCCAGGGACGCCGCGGCAAGATCGCCGTGGTGCCCACCAAGCCGGCCAGCACGCAGCGCGACCTGTCGCTGGCCTACTCGCCGGGCGTGGCCGAGCCCTGCCGCGAGATCGCCCGCGACCCCGAGGAGGTGTTCAAGTACACGGCGCGCGGCAACCTCGTGGCCGTGGTCTCCAACGGCACGGCGGTGCTGGGGCTGGGGAACATCGGCCCGCTGGCCTCCAAGCCGGTGATGGAGGGAAAGGGCGTGCTGTTCAAGCGCTTCGCCGACATCGACGTGTTCGACCTGGAGGTGGGCTCGCAGGACCCCGAGGACGTGATCCGCTTCTGCCAGCTGCTCGAGCCCACCGTCGGCGGGATCAACCTGGAAGACATCGCCGCGCCCGAGTGCTTCTACATCGAGGAGACGCTCAAGGCGCGCATGGGGATCCCCGTCTTCCACGACGACCAGCACGGCACGGCGGTGATCTCCGGCGCCGCGCTGCTGAACGCGGTGGAGCTGGTGGGGAAGAAGCTCGACGAGGTGCGCGTGGTCTTCTCCGGCGCCGGCGCGGCGGCCATCTCCACGGCCGAGCACTACGTCTCCCTCGGCGTGCGCCGCGCGAACATCTGGATGTGCGACCGGCAGGGGCTTGTCACCACCGACCGCGATCCCGAGCACACGGACCCGTACAAGTCCCGCTTCGCGCAGACGTCCAGTCTCCGCACGCTGGCCGAGGTGATCGCGGGGGCGGACGTGTTCGTGGGCCTCTCCGTCGCCGGCGCGGTGACGAAGGAGATGGTGGCGTCGATGGCGGAGCATCCCATCGTCTTCGCCCTGGCCAATCCCGACCCGGAGATCATGCCCGAGGAGGTGATGGAGGTGCGGCCCGACGCCATCATCGCCACCGGACGGTCGGACTATCCCAACCAGGTGAACAACGTCCTGGGCTTCCCCTTTATCTTCCGCGGCGCGCTGGACGTGCGCGCGAAGGCCATCAACGACCCGATGAAGATGGCCGCCACGCGCGCGCTGGCCGAGCTCGCCCGGCTCGACGTCCCCGAATCCGTCGAGCGCGCGTACGGCGACGAGCGGCTGCGCTACGGCCGCGACTACCTGATCCCCAAGCCGTTCGACCCGCGCATCATGCTCTGGGTGGCCCCCGCCGTGGCGCAGGCGGCGATGGAGACGGGCGTCGCGCGGCGCGAGATCGAGCTGGTCGCCTACCGCGAGGAGCTGGAGGCGCGGCTGGGCCGCGGCCGCGAGGTGATGCGCGACATCATGCGCCAGGCGCGCGGCGACCCGCGCGCCATCGTCTATCCCGAGGGCGAGCACGAGCGGATCATCCGCGCCGCCGCGCTGGTGGTGGGCGAGGGGATCGCGCGCCCCATCCTGGTCGGCCGCCCCGACCGCATCGCGGAGACGGCGAAGGCGCTGGGCGTGTCGCTGGAGGGGATCCGGGTCGTCGACCGGCTGGCCGACGAGGAGCGGCTGGAGCGCTACGCGCAGACGCTGTGGTCGCGCCGGCAGCGCAAGGGGATGACCTTGGCCGACGCGCGCGGCGAGGTGCGGCGCGCCATCACCTTCGGGATGATGATGGTGCGCGAGGGCGAGGCCGACGGGCTCGTGGCGGGGGAGGACCTGCACTACCCGGAGACGATCCGCCCCGCGCTGCAGGCGATCGGCACCGCGCCCGGCGTCCGCCACGTGGCCGGGCTGTACATGATGGTGCTGGAGCAGGAGATGCTCTTCTTCGCCGACACCACCGTGAACATCGAGCCCGACGCCGAGGCGCTGGCCGAGATCGCCACGCTGGCGGCGGGGTTCGTCCGCCGCCTGGGGCTGGAGCCGCGCGTGGCGATGCTGTCGTTCTCCAACTTCGGCTCGGCGCGCCACCCGCTGAGCGACAAGGTGCGCAAGGCCACGGAGCTGGTGCGCAGCACCGATCCCACGCTCGAGGTGGACGGCGAGATGCAGGCCGACATCGCGGTGATGGACGACCTGCGCAAGGAGCTGTACCCGTTCAGCACGCTGCGCAAGCGGCCCAACGTGCTGATCTTCCCGGACCTGAACTCCGCCAACATCGCCTACAAGCTGATGATGCGGCTGGGGAAGGCCGAGGCGTTCGGCCCCATCCTGCTGGGGATGGGCCACCCGGTGCACGTCCTCCAGCGCGCCAGCGAGGCCGCCGAGATCGCCAACCTCACCGCCGTAGCCGTGGTCGACGCGCAGGAGCACGGCGGGGCGCGGTATCGGGCGCGGTAG
- a CDS encoding S8 family peptidase: MKRSAVVLSLLVLAACSDGAQSPVSPVAAGPARSASGKYIVVFKDASFRGPRASITTAITEVADEGGIKPSHVYGTALKGFAADLTAGQLAALRADPRVAYVEPDAEVRLFTTQTVNLFSWGLDRIDDLDLPLDLSFTYTADGTGVTAYILDSGINTAHLDFGTRAGYIPNGLNGNFVGDGLTAADCNGHGTHVAGTVGGIYSGVAKNVTILMGRVVNCAGGGTASMVIAGMDWIAANGVHPAVVNMSLGYGNVASVRDAATNLVAAGFVVAVAAGNGNFAGQPIDACTEAPANSPNVITVGATDQTDKEASFSNYGTCVDILAPGVSIYSSDYQVTNQVVTKSGTSMASPHVAGVAALYLQNNPTATPAQVTTAIKAAARSNTITLHQKSKKNGTPNLFLFTNY; the protein is encoded by the coding sequence ATGAAACGCAGCGCCGTCGTTCTCTCGCTCCTCGTCCTCGCCGCCTGCTCCGACGGCGCGCAGAGCCCGGTGTCGCCGGTTGCGGCGGGACCGGCGCGGAGCGCGTCCGGCAAGTACATCGTGGTGTTCAAGGACGCCTCGTTCCGCGGGCCGCGCGCCTCCATCACCACCGCCATCACCGAGGTGGCCGACGAGGGCGGCATCAAGCCCAGCCACGTGTACGGCACCGCGCTCAAGGGCTTCGCGGCCGATCTCACCGCGGGGCAGCTGGCCGCCCTCCGCGCCGACCCGCGCGTGGCCTACGTGGAGCCCGACGCCGAGGTCAGGCTGTTCACCACGCAGACGGTGAACCTGTTCAGCTGGGGGCTGGACCGCATCGACGACCTGGACCTGCCGCTGGACCTGAGCTTCACCTACACTGCCGACGGCACCGGTGTCACCGCGTACATCCTCGATTCGGGGATCAACACCGCGCACCTGGACTTCGGCACCCGCGCCGGCTACATCCCCAACGGCCTGAACGGCAACTTCGTGGGCGACGGCCTCACCGCGGCCGACTGCAACGGCCACGGCACCCACGTGGCCGGCACCGTGGGCGGCATCTACTCGGGCGTGGCCAAGAACGTGACCATCCTCATGGGCCGCGTGGTCAACTGCGCGGGCGGCGGCACCGCCTCGATGGTGATCGCCGGGATGGACTGGATCGCCGCCAACGGCGTGCACCCGGCCGTGGTCAACATGAGCCTGGGCTACGGCAACGTGGCCTCGGTGCGCGACGCCGCCACGAACCTGGTGGCCGCGGGCTTCGTGGTGGCCGTGGCGGCCGGCAACGGCAACTTCGCCGGACAGCCGATCGACGCCTGCACCGAGGCGCCCGCCAACTCGCCGAACGTGATCACCGTGGGGGCCACCGACCAGACCGACAAGGAGGCCTCGTTCTCCAACTACGGCACCTGCGTCGACATCCTGGCGCCGGGCGTGTCCATCTACTCGTCGGACTACCAGGTCACCAACCAGGTGGTCACCAAGAGCGGCACCTCGATGGCCAGCCCGCACGTGGCCGGCGTGGCCGCGCTCTACCTGCAGAACAACCCCACCGCCACCCCGGCGCAGGTGACCACCGCCATCAAGGCGGCCGCCCGGAGCAACACCATCACCCTGCACCAGAAGAGCAAGAAGAACGGGACGCCCAACCTCTTCCTGTTCACGAACTACTGA
- a CDS encoding serine hydrolase codes for MMKNHGTLALAAMAAWSLLLDGCATSSRAVPGPEADQVARFEQQAEALRARLFIPGMSAVILKDEQVLWAKGFGYADVEHRIPATPETVYHIASETKPVAATLVMQLVEQGRLDLDEPASHYTSEITGDAIRIRHLLSHTAGSEPPGERFAYDPAHYEYLTNVIEKHAGRPMRLVVAETILDPLGMTSSVPGSGVLRDPKWAVLGQDRLARYAKVLERQAQPYTLYGDGEIVHVGYPGDFFGASAGLLSTVMDMAKFDIALDRHVLLKPETQARAWTPFVSNGGQPLPYGLGWYVRDYNGARIVWHGGNWGTGFSAIYVKVPAQRLSLIMFANSDVLNGHMYAVGEDIVHNAFACAFLRDFVFAPTQDVDCARTSETAVARSLAEERAGAHAVVPVDRATVESYVGQYRFEFDPAQTLNVTSHDGRLYADIPRNQESELFPESPTTFFFKIRPAEITFVRDGNAVTHLNWVERGNTLRANRIR; via the coding sequence ATGATGAAGAATCACGGAACGCTGGCGTTGGCCGCGATGGCAGCATGGTCGCTGCTGCTCGATGGGTGCGCCACGTCCTCCCGCGCCGTTCCGGGTCCCGAAGCGGACCAGGTGGCGCGTTTCGAGCAGCAGGCCGAAGCGCTCCGAGCGCGCCTCTTCATCCCCGGCATGTCCGCGGTCATCCTCAAGGACGAGCAGGTCCTGTGGGCGAAGGGATTCGGCTATGCCGATGTCGAACACCGCATCCCCGCCACGCCGGAGACCGTCTATCACATCGCGTCCGAGACCAAGCCGGTGGCGGCGACGCTCGTGATGCAGCTCGTCGAGCAGGGCAGGCTCGACCTCGACGAGCCTGCCTCGCACTACACGAGCGAGATCACGGGCGATGCGATCCGCATCAGGCACCTGCTCAGCCATACCGCGGGCAGCGAACCGCCGGGCGAGCGCTTCGCGTACGACCCCGCGCATTACGAGTACCTGACGAACGTCATCGAGAAGCACGCCGGCAGGCCGATGCGCCTGGTGGTGGCCGAGACGATCCTCGACCCGCTCGGCATGACGAGCAGCGTGCCCGGCTCTGGCGTCCTCAGGGATCCGAAGTGGGCCGTGCTCGGGCAGGACCGGCTCGCGCGGTACGCGAAGGTGCTGGAACGGCAGGCGCAGCCCTACACGCTCTACGGCGACGGCGAGATCGTCCACGTCGGCTATCCGGGCGACTTCTTCGGCGCGTCGGCCGGTTTGCTGTCGACGGTGATGGACATGGCGAAGTTCGACATCGCGCTCGACCGCCATGTGCTGTTGAAGCCCGAGACGCAGGCCCGCGCCTGGACGCCCTTCGTCTCCAATGGCGGCCAGCCGCTGCCGTACGGCCTGGGATGGTACGTGCGCGACTACAACGGCGCACGGATCGTCTGGCACGGCGGCAACTGGGGCACCGGCTTCTCCGCGATCTACGTCAAGGTCCCGGCACAACGCCTGTCCCTGATCATGTTCGCCAACAGCGATGTCCTGAACGGCCACATGTACGCGGTCGGCGAGGACATCGTGCACAACGCGTTCGCGTGCGCGTTCCTGCGCGACTTCGTGTTCGCGCCGACGCAGGACGTGGACTGCGCCCGGACGTCCGAAACCGCCGTGGCGAGATCCCTGGCCGAAGAGCGGGCGGGCGCGCATGCCGTGGTCCCGGTCGATCGTGCGACCGTCGAGTCCTACGTGGGGCAGTACCGGTTCGAGTTCGACCCGGCGCAGACCCTCAACGTGACCAGCCACGACGGCCGGCTGTACGCGGACATCCCCCGCAACCAGGAATCCGAACTCTTCCCCGAATCGCCGACGACCTTCTTCTTCAAGATCCGGCCGGCCGAAATCACCTTCGTCAGGGACGGGAACGCGGTCACGCACCTGAACTGGGTCGAACGCGGAAACACCCTGCGGGCCAATCGAATCCGGTAG
- a CDS encoding S8 family peptidase, translating to MKRSLAVALPLLALAACSGDVTTPATPVTQAETSASGKYIVVFKDASFHGPRASIATAINNVTDESGITPTQVYSTALKGFAAELTSGQVAAFRADPRVAYVEPDAEVKLFASGLQTTLYSWGLDRIDDVDLPLDNTFGWGSDGTGVNAYILDSGINKTHLDFGLRANYIPNGLGGNFVGDSNPDAADCHGHGTHVSGTVGGTYSGVAKNVTLWVGRVVNCSGGGNASMVIAGMDWVAANGVKPAVVNMSLGYGNVTAVKDAAERLVAAGFVVAVAAGNGNFIGQPINACNESPANAPNVLTVGATDNTDKEASFSNYGTCVDILAPGVNIVSSDYSVTNQVVGMSGTSMASPHVAGVAAQYLGSNPTATPAQVMTAIKNAARSNTITLSKTSSRNGTPNKFLASF from the coding sequence ATGAAGCGCAGTCTGGCCGTAGCTCTCCCGCTCCTGGCTCTCGCCGCCTGCTCGGGCGACGTGACCACCCCCGCCACTCCCGTGACCCAGGCGGAGACCTCCGCTTCGGGCAAGTACATCGTCGTCTTCAAGGACGCGTCGTTCCATGGCCCGCGCGCGTCGATCGCCACCGCCATCAACAACGTGACCGACGAGTCCGGCATCACCCCCACGCAGGTGTACAGCACCGCGCTGAAGGGCTTCGCCGCCGAGCTGACCTCGGGGCAGGTGGCCGCCTTCCGCGCCGACCCGCGCGTGGCGTACGTGGAGCCCGACGCCGAGGTGAAGCTGTTCGCCTCGGGGCTGCAGACCACGCTGTACTCGTGGGGGCTGGACCGCATCGACGACGTGGACCTGCCGCTCGACAACACCTTCGGCTGGGGCTCCGACGGCACGGGCGTGAACGCCTACATCCTCGACTCGGGGATCAACAAGACCCACCTGGACTTCGGCCTCCGCGCCAACTACATCCCCAACGGCCTGGGCGGCAACTTCGTGGGTGACTCCAACCCCGACGCGGCCGACTGCCACGGCCACGGGACGCACGTCTCGGGCACCGTGGGCGGCACCTACTCGGGCGTGGCCAAGAACGTGACGCTGTGGGTTGGCCGCGTGGTCAACTGCTCGGGCGGCGGCAACGCCTCGATGGTGATCGCCGGGATGGACTGGGTCGCCGCCAACGGCGTAAAGCCGGCCGTGGTGAACATGTCGCTGGGCTACGGCAACGTGACGGCCGTGAAGGACGCGGCCGAGCGCCTGGTGGCCGCCGGCTTCGTGGTGGCGGTGGCGGCCGGCAACGGCAACTTCATCGGCCAGCCGATCAACGCCTGCAACGAGTCGCCGGCCAACGCGCCGAACGTGCTGACCGTGGGCGCCACCGACAACACCGACAAGGAAGCCTCGTTCTCGAACTACGGCACCTGCGTCGACATCCTGGCTCCGGGCGTCAACATCGTGTCGTCGGACTACTCGGTCACCAACCAGGTGGTGGGGATGAGCGGCACCTCGATGGCCAGCCCGCACGTGGCCGGCGTGGCCGCGCAGTACCTGGGGAGCAACCCGACCGCCACCCCGGCGCAGGTGATGACCGCCATCAAGAACGCGGCGCGCTCCAACACCATCACGCTGAGCAAGACCAGCAGCCGCAACGGCACGCCGAACAAGTTCCTGGCCTCGTTCTGA
- a CDS encoding S8 family peptidase gives MRRATPFALAALALGAAACSTDQPTSARTPARSSQELAPLYRAAPGMAVEGSYIVVLKDGTAPQTLAHAVGAQVHHFYTSTVDGFAAELNAGQVNALRRDPGVAYIEEDAVVHASTTQTGATWGLDRIDQLALPLNGTYTYTPTGAGVRAYIIDTGILASHTQFGGRASVGYDAVGDGRNGVDCNGHGTHVAGTVGGSTYGVAKGVTLVAVRVLDCAGNGTNSGVIAGMDWVANNRVLPAVANMSLGGGASQAVDDAIARMTNAGVTVAVAAGNETVDACTESPSRAPSAITVGATTSTDARASYSNYGSCVDIFAPGSSITSAWYSSTTATNTISGTSMASPHVAGVAALYLQGNPSATPATVTNAIITTATTGVVTGTNGSPNRLLYSLLSGTGGGGGGGTTAPCTGCTQYTGTLSSGASSYQPNGTYYFSSVSGTHQGWLQGPAGTDFDLYLYKWNGSSWVVVASGTTASNNETVSYSGTSGYYEWEVRSYSGSGTFNLWLKHP, from the coding sequence ATGCGCAGAGCTACACCCTTCGCCCTGGCGGCGCTGGCGCTTGGCGCCGCCGCCTGCTCCACCGACCAGCCCACCTCGGCGCGCACGCCCGCGCGGAGCTCGCAGGAGCTGGCGCCGCTCTACCGGGCCGCCCCCGGGATGGCGGTGGAAGGCTCGTACATCGTGGTGCTTAAGGACGGCACCGCGCCGCAGACGCTGGCCCACGCGGTGGGCGCGCAGGTGCACCACTTCTACACCAGCACGGTGGACGGCTTCGCGGCCGAGCTGAACGCGGGGCAGGTGAACGCCCTGCGCCGCGACCCGGGCGTGGCGTACATCGAGGAAGACGCGGTGGTGCACGCCAGCACCACGCAGACCGGCGCCACCTGGGGGCTGGACCGCATCGACCAGCTCGCGCTGCCGCTGAACGGCACCTACACCTACACGCCCACCGGCGCGGGGGTGCGCGCGTACATCATCGACACCGGCATCCTGGCCAGCCACACGCAGTTCGGCGGCCGCGCCTCGGTGGGCTACGACGCCGTGGGCGACGGGCGCAACGGCGTGGACTGCAACGGGCACGGGACGCACGTGGCCGGCACCGTGGGCGGCAGCACCTACGGCGTGGCCAAGGGCGTCACGCTCGTGGCCGTGCGCGTGCTGGACTGCGCGGGGAACGGCACCAACTCGGGCGTGATCGCCGGCATGGACTGGGTGGCCAACAACCGCGTGCTTCCGGCCGTGGCCAACATGTCGCTGGGCGGCGGCGCCAGCCAGGCGGTGGACGACGCCATCGCGCGCATGACCAACGCGGGCGTGACGGTGGCCGTGGCCGCGGGGAACGAGACGGTGGACGCCTGCACCGAGAGCCCGTCGCGCGCTCCGTCGGCCATCACGGTGGGCGCCACCACCAGCACCGACGCGCGCGCCAGCTACTCGAACTACGGCAGCTGCGTCGACATCTTCGCGCCGGGGAGCAGCATCACCTCGGCCTGGTACTCGTCGACGACCGCCACCAACACCATCAGCGGCACCTCGATGGCCAGCCCGCACGTGGCCGGCGTGGCCGCGCTGTACCTGCAGGGCAACCCGTCGGCGACGCCGGCGACGGTGACGAACGCGATCATCACCACCGCCACCACCGGCGTGGTGACGGGGACGAACGGCTCGCCCAACCGCCTGCTGTACTCGCTGCTGTCGGGCACGGGCGGCGGCGGCGGCGGCGGCACGACGGCCCCGTGCACCGGCTGCACGCAGTACACGGGCACGCTCTCCAGCGGCGCCTCGTCGTACCAGCCGAACGGCACCTACTACTTCAGCTCGGTGTCGGGCACGCACCAGGGCTGGCTGCAGGGCCCGGCGGGCACCGACTTCGACCTGTACCTGTACAAGTGGAACGGCAGCAGCTGGGTGGTCGTGGCCAGCGGCACCACGGCCAGCAACAACGAGACGGTGTCGTACAGCGGCACGTCGGGCTACTACGAGTGGGAAGTGCGCTCGTACAGCGGCAGCGGCACCTTCAACCTCTGGCTGAAGCACCCGTAA
- a CDS encoding S8 family peptidase, protein MRPLRSTSLLALMAAAAACADGGPTAAREPHAAPILASRGAAVADAFLVVLDDGADPRGLAAAMGIAPRFVYTSAVHGFAATLNAGQLNALRQNPAVAYIEQDAVYHAATTQLNPPWGLDRIDQRNLPLSLSYSYNSTGTGVRAYIIDTGIQHDHPQFGTRAQNVYDAFGGTGADCNGHGTHVAGIVGAATYGVAKNVQLRGVRVLNCSGSGTTSAIVAAIDWVRANAVRPAVANLSLGGPFSSTLNTAVTNLWNAGIFTSVVAGNENRDACTVSPASATAVMAVAGTNRDDTRLSSGNFGPCVDIYAPGGSIPSTWIGSGAATLSGSSMAAPHVAGVAALYKATFGDAASSTIDTWIKTNATAGVVKNVPAGTPNRLLYKASL, encoded by the coding sequence ATGCGCCCACTCCGCTCGACGTCCCTTCTCGCACTCATGGCGGCCGCCGCGGCCTGCGCGGACGGTGGGCCCACGGCCGCGCGCGAGCCCCACGCCGCGCCCATCCTCGCCTCGCGCGGGGCGGCGGTCGCGGACGCGTTTCTCGTCGTCCTCGATGACGGCGCGGATCCCCGCGGGCTGGCAGCGGCGATGGGGATCGCGCCGCGCTTCGTCTACACCTCCGCCGTCCACGGCTTCGCGGCCACGCTCAACGCGGGGCAGCTGAACGCGCTGCGGCAGAATCCCGCGGTCGCGTACATCGAGCAGGACGCGGTCTATCACGCCGCCACCACGCAGCTCAACCCGCCGTGGGGGCTGGACCGCATCGACCAACGCAATCTCCCGCTCTCCCTGAGCTACTCCTACAACTCCACGGGAACGGGCGTCCGCGCGTACATCATCGACACCGGCATCCAGCACGACCACCCGCAGTTCGGCACCCGCGCGCAGAACGTGTACGACGCGTTCGGCGGCACGGGCGCGGACTGCAACGGCCACGGGACGCACGTCGCGGGAATCGTCGGGGCGGCGACGTACGGCGTCGCGAAGAACGTGCAGCTGCGCGGGGTGCGCGTGCTGAACTGCAGCGGCTCGGGCACCACCTCGGCGATCGTGGCGGCCATCGACTGGGTGCGCGCCAACGCGGTCAGGCCCGCCGTCGCCAACCTTTCCCTGGGCGGGCCGTTCTCGTCCACGCTGAACACCGCGGTCACCAACCTGTGGAACGCGGGGATCTTCACCTCCGTGGTCGCGGGGAACGAGAACCGGGACGCGTGCACCGTCTCCCCCGCCAGCGCCACGGCGGTGATGGCGGTGGCCGGCACCAACCGCGACGACACGCGGCTGAGCTCCGGCAACTTCGGCCCGTGCGTCGACATCTACGCGCCCGGCGGCTCCATCCCCTCCACCTGGATCGGCTCGGGGGCGGCGACCCTGAGCGGCAGCTCGATGGCGGCGCCGCACGTGGCGGGGGTGGCCGCGCTGTACAAGGCCACCTTCGGCGACGCCGCGTCGAGCACCATCGACACCTGGATCAAGACCAACGCCACCGCGGGCGTGGTGAAGAACGTTCCCGCGGGCACCCCGAACCGGCTGCTCTACAAGGCGTCGCTCTGA
- a CDS encoding S8 family peptidase, with amino-acid sequence MKSIRNLLLAGAALSLAACADQGPTAAGPRASAPLHMARGAAIDGSYIVVLKEGADPRSVAAVAGVNPHFVYTAALNGFSAELNQGQLNALQHNPGVDYIEQDQAYTVETTQSGATWGIDRIDQRNRPLSGTYTYTASGSGVRAYIIDTGIQANHPQFGTRASAVYDALGGSGADCNGHGTHVAGTIGSTTYGVAKNALLRGVRVLNCSGSGSTSGIIAGIDWVRLNHIKPAVANMSLGGGLSSSLNTAATNLVNAGVFLAVAAGNENQNACNVSPASASGTLTVASSTSSDAKSSFSNWGGCVDVYAPGSSITSTWINSGTATISGTSMASPHAAGVAALYKSAFGDAASSTIVSWIINNSTANVITGNVTGTPNRLLYKSTL; translated from the coding sequence ATGAAATCGATCCGCAATCTGCTGCTGGCCGGTGCCGCGCTGTCGCTGGCCGCCTGCGCCGACCAGGGCCCCACCGCCGCGGGGCCGCGGGCCAGCGCGCCGCTGCACATGGCGCGCGGCGCCGCGATCGACGGCAGCTACATCGTGGTGCTGAAGGAAGGCGCCGACCCGCGCTCGGTGGCGGCGGTGGCCGGCGTGAACCCGCACTTCGTGTACACCGCGGCGCTGAACGGCTTCTCGGCCGAGCTGAACCAGGGACAGCTGAACGCGCTGCAGCACAACCCCGGCGTGGACTACATCGAGCAGGACCAGGCGTACACCGTCGAGACGACGCAGTCCGGCGCCACCTGGGGGATCGACCGCATCGACCAGCGCAACCGGCCGCTGTCGGGCACGTACACCTACACCGCCAGCGGCTCGGGCGTGCGGGCGTACATCATCGACACCGGCATCCAGGCCAACCACCCGCAGTTCGGCACGCGCGCCAGCGCCGTGTACGACGCGCTGGGCGGCAGCGGCGCCGACTGCAACGGGCACGGCACGCACGTGGCCGGCACCATCGGGTCCACGACCTACGGCGTGGCCAAGAACGCGCTGCTGCGCGGCGTGCGGGTGCTGAACTGCAGCGGCAGCGGCAGCACCAGCGGCATCATCGCGGGGATCGACTGGGTGCGGCTGAACCACATCAAGCCGGCCGTGGCCAACATGTCGCTGGGCGGCGGCCTCAGCTCGTCGCTGAACACGGCGGCCACCAACCTGGTGAACGCGGGCGTGTTCCTGGCCGTGGCCGCGGGGAACGAGAACCAGAACGCCTGCAACGTGTCGCCGGCCAGCGCGTCGGGCACGCTGACGGTGGCGTCGAGCACCAGCAGCGACGCCAAGTCCAGCTTCAGCAACTGGGGCGGCTGCGTGGACGTGTACGCGCCCGGCAGCAGCATCACCAGCACCTGGATCAACAGCGGCACGGCCACCATCAGCGGCACCTCGATGGCCAGCCCGCACGCGGCCGGCGTGGCGGCGCTGTACAAGTCCGCGTTCGGCGACGCGGCCAGCAGCACGATCGTGTCGTGGATCATCAACAACTCCACGGCGAACGTGATCACCGGCAACGTCACCGGCACGCCGAACCGCCTGCTCTACAAGAGCACGCTGTGA